The window TGACGGTGATGATTCCGAGGGCGGTGTTGGTGGCTTCGCTGTAGCCGAACATGGTGAAGGGTTGGGCGAGGTTGGTGGTGGCTTCGAGGGTGTAGCCAGCGGCTGAAATGGGCCAGTAGAGTTGCACGGCGCCTTGCACGTTGGTGATGGTGACGGCGGGGGTGATCTCGACTGGAACGAGGTTTGGTTGAATGCCTGCGGTGCCGGTGGCATTGCTGGTAGCTGGCTTGCCGGTTGTGGCGAGAGTGCCGGCGGTCGTTTTATTGGCGGCGAGAATGGGAGGCGGTGGAATGATTTCGACGACGCCGTTCATCGGGAGTCCGATGGGGTCGCTGGTGCGGTTGTCCCAGTCGTTCCATTTGTTGCGCTGGCTGTGATTGGGATAGAAGATGGCGGCATAATCTTCGCCGCTGCCGACGTTGTTGGGTTCGCCGGGCGCCCAGGCGGTATAGGAGACGGATTCCCCGCTGCTCCAGGTGAAGTGGGATTTGCGGTCGCGGTCGCTCAGGCCAATCCAGAGGAGTCGTTGGGTATTGTCGTAGCTGCCAAAGGTGTGAAAGATCCAGTCTTCCTCGGCCTGGTTGCGGATCGTGGCGAGATGACCGCCGAGGGCGACGGCTTCGGCTTCCGCATCTGTCCAGGTGGAGGCGTTGAGGAGAATGTAAATATGGTTGTTGCTGGAATTGGTGGTGCGCTGGCTGATGGGGTCGGCGGCAGCAAGGTGGACGAGAGTGAATGACAGCAGAAAGAGTAGTTTTGTGGTCCAAGGTGGCATATGGGTGCTCCTGAGGATTTGTAGCAGATGCGTGATTGGATTACAAGGGCGACGCCGAAAAGATCTGGACAAAGCAGACTTTTGACTACGACATGCAACACAATAAAGGATGGTTACTGAATGTAGCATCTCAAGCACGCTAAATTCTTATATTCAAACTCGTATGAAGAAATTCACATCATTTCCCGGCATTAGTTTTCAACTGGACACACGCATCAAAGCCTTCGCGAAAACAATTGGTTTAACCCTCGTCGTTTTATTCGGCTCGATGGCCATGTCGTTTGGACAGGCCTTTCCCGTAATGGCTGGCAGTGCACCTGCAACGAATAGTTTCACACCGGTGCCCAACTTCGGCAGTTTGGTGATCGATTACAATTTCTACACCGTTCCGGATACGATGGACGTCTATTATAACGACGTGAACATTTTCAGTTCTGGGCAAGTCAGCGGTGCGGGCCAGTTTTTCATACCATACGGGCCCGGTTCACCCACCAGCTTAACGATT of the Pedosphaera parvula Ellin514 genome contains:
- a CDS encoding C-type lectin domain-containing protein, whose product is MPPWTTKLLFLLSFTLVHLAAADPISQRTTNSSNNHIYILLNASTWTDAEAEAVALGGHLATIRNQAEEDWIFHTFGSYDNTQRLLWIGLSDRDRKSHFTWSSGESVSYTAWAPGEPNNVGSGEDYAAIFYPNHSQRNKWNDWDNRTSDPIGLPMNGVVEIIPPPPILAANKTTAGTLATTGKPATSNATGTAGIQPNLVPVEITPAVTITNVQGAVQLYWPISAAGYTLEATTNLAQPFTMFGYSEATNTALGIITVTITNPGDQMFFRLHKP